A part of Lepus europaeus isolate LE1 chromosome 20 unlocalized genomic scaffold, mLepTim1.pri SUPER_20_unloc_1, whole genome shotgun sequence genomic DNA contains:
- the LOC133754293 gene encoding vomeronasal type-2 receptor 116-like: protein MTLGFDLYNVMHSDMRVIENPFIWLAGLEKDVPNYTCRKQSKSVAIISGTSIAVQMGTLLELYKIPQLTLGSFEPLLSDSGQFPSLYQMAPKDTSLALGMVSLMLYFGWTWVGLAISDLPKGIQFMSDLKVEMQKNGICVDFVELIPATEKSRSSFPWPYHIQIIKSSANVVILFCDTDSLIGVSFETWERLMTWKVWVTTSQWDFANSEEHFLLHSFHGTLIFSHHHSEISAFKNFLRTANPSKYPEDIYLSRFWLLAFGCKVSGASCKTLQNCPLNASLESLPLHHFDMTMSDGSYNIYNAVYAVAHSVHEMLLQELELQPGNKGAKVAFSPWQLHPFLKNLQFTNPAGDLVNLNHKRNLEAEYDILNFWNFPYGVGHKVTVGQFSPYVPQSQQLSLSENLIEWATGITETPRSVCSVSCSPGFRKAPLEGKPTCCFDCTPCLENEISNQTDMHQCVKCLDHQYANTERDCCLHKAVAFLAYDDPLGKTLVCTALCFSVLTSMVLGVFVTHRDTPIVKANNRCLSYILLIALIFCFLCSLLFIGRPNTTTCVLGQTTFGVVFTVAVSTVLAKTITVVLAFKVTAPGRRMRHWLLSGAPNSIIPICSLIQLALCAIWLGTSPPFVDTDAHSEHGHIILLCNKGSVTAFYCVLGYLGSLALASFTVAFLARNLPDTFNEAKFLTFSMLVFCSVWVTFLPVYHSTKGKVMVAVEVFSILASSAGLLGCIFLPKCYIILFRPENNAFHAFRNSKNS from the exons ATGACCTTGGGATTTGATCTCTATAATGTCATGCACAGTGACATGAGGGTGATAGAGAATCCCTTCATCTGGCTTGCGGGCCTGGAAAAGGATGTTCCTAATTACACATGTAGGAAACAGAGCAAGTCTGTAGcaataatatcaggaacaagCATTGCTGTCCAAATGGGGACACTGCTGGAACTCTACAAAATTCCACAG CTGACTCTTGGGTCTTTTGAACCGCTTCTGAGTGACAGTGGTCAGTTTCCTTCCCTCTATCAGATGGCACCCAAAGATACTTCTCTGGCCCTTGGCATGGTCTCCTTGATGCTCTATTTTGGCTGGACCTGGGTGGGTTTGGCCATCTCAGACCTCCCAAAAGGTATTCAGTTTATGTCTGATTTGAAAGTCGAGATGCAGAAGAATGGCATCTGTGTAGACTTTGTGGAATTGATCCCAGCCACTGAGAAGTCACGTTCTTCATTTCCCTGGCCGTATCATATCCAAATCATAAAATCATCAGCAAATGTGGTGATTCTTTTCTGTGACACTGATTCACTCATAGGTGTCAGCTTTGAAACATGGGAACGTTTAATGACATGGAAAGTTTGGGTCACCACCTCACAGTGGGATTTTGCCAATTCTGAAGAACATTTCCTGCTCCACTCATTCCATGGGACTCTGATCTTTTCACACCACCATAGTGAGATCTCTGCTTTCAAAAACTTTCTTCGGACAGCCAACCCTTCCAAATACCCAGAAGACATTTACCTCTCTAGATTCTGGTTATTGGCTTTTGGTTGCAAAGTTTCTGGGGCGTCCTGCAAAACTTTGCAGAACTGTCCACTGAATGCCTCCTTGGAATCATTGCCTCTTCATCATTTTGATATGACCATGAGTGATGGGAGTTACAACATATACAATGCTGTGTATGCTGTGGCCCACAGTGTACATGAGATGCTTCTACAAGAGTTAGAATTACAGCCAGGGAACAAGGGGGCAAAGGTGGCATTTTCTCCCTGGcag TTGCACCCATTTCTGAAGAACCTCCAATTTACCAATCCTGCTGGTGACCTAGTGAATTTGAATCACAAGAGAAATTTGGAAGCTGAATACGACATTCTCAACTTTTGGAATTTTCCGTATGGTGTTGGACATAAGGTTACAGTAGGACAGTTTTCCCCATATGTTCCACAGAGCCAACAGTTGTCTCTCTCTGAGAATTTGATAGAGTGGGCCACAGGAATTACAGAG ACTCCACGCTCAGTATGCAGTGTGAGTTGCAGCCCTGGATTCAGGAAAGCCCCTCTGGAGGGAAAGCCTACCTGTTGTTTTGATTGCACACCTTGTCTTGAGAATGAGATTTCCAATCAGACAG ATATGCACCAGTGTGTGAAGTGTCTGGATCATCAATATGCCAACACAGAGCGAGACTGCTGCCTGCACAAAGCTGTGGCCTTCCTGGCTTATGATGACCCCTTAGGAAAGACTCTGGTCTGCAcagctctgtgcttctctgtccTCACCTCTATGGTTCTTGGGGTCTTTGTGACGCACCGAGACACTCCCATAGTCAAGGCCAACAATCGTTGTCTAAGCTACATCCTGCTCATTGccctcatcttctgcttcctctgctccttATTGTTCATTGGTCGTCCCAACACAACCACCTGTGTCCTAGGGCAGACCACATTTGGAGTGGTGTTCACTGTGGCTGTTTCCACTGTCTTGGCCAAAACTATCACTGTGGTTCTGGCCTTCAAGGTCACTGCCCCAGGGAGAAGGATGAGACACTGGCTGCTATCAGGGGCACCTAACTCCATTATTCCCATCTGCTCCCTGATCCAACTGGCTCTCTGTGCCATCTGGCTTGGGACTTCTCCTCCCTTTGTTGACACAGATGCACACTCTGAGCATGGACACATCATCCTGCTGTGCAACAAGGGCTCAGTCACTGCCTTCTACTGTGTCCTGGGCTAcctgggctccttggccctgGCCAGCTTCACTGTGGCTTTCCTAGCCAGGAATCTGCCTGACACGTTCAATGAAGCCAAGTTCCTGACCTTCAgcatgctggtgttctgcagtgtctgggtgaccttcctgcctgtctaccacagcaccaaggggaaggtcatggtggctgtggaggtcttctccatcttggcctccagtgCAGGACTCCTGGGCTGCATCTTTCTCCCCAAGTGCTACATTATTCTCTTCAGACCTGAGAACAATGCTT